The DNA region AAACTGCACGGCAGTGATCTTGCCTTCGACTCCACGCAGGCCAAAGCCGCCCGGCACCAGAATCGCATCGACGCCTTCCAGCAGGCCGGTGCCCTGGTTCTCGATGTCTTCGGAATCGATGTAACGCAGGTTCACCTTGGTGCGGTTGGTGATACCGGCGTGGCTCATGGCTTCGATCAACGACTTGTAGGCGTCGAGCAGTTCCATGTATTTACCAACCATCGCGATGGTGACTTCGTGTTCCGGGTTGAGCTTTGCGTCCACCACCTTTTCCCACTCGGACAGGTCGGCACCGCCACATTGCAGGCCGAAGCGCTCGACGACGAAATCGTCCAGCCCCTGCGAGTGCAGGATGCCCGGGATCTTGTAGATGGTGTCCGCGTCTTCGAGGGCGATGACCGCACGCTCTTCGACGTTGGTGAACTGAGCAATCTTGCGCCGTGAAGAAATGTCGATCGGGTGATCGGAGCGGCACACCAGAACATCAGGCTGCAGACCGATGGAGCGCAATTCCTTCACCGAATGCTGTGTCGGCTTGGTCTTGGTCTCGCCGGCAGTGGCGATGTACGGCACCAGTGTCAGGTGCATCAGCATCGCGCGACGTGCGCCGACTTCGAAGCGCAACTGGCGGATGGCTTCGAGGAACGGTTGCGACTCGATGTCGCCGACCGTACCGCCGATCTCGACCAGTGCCACGTCGGCATCGCCTGCACCTTTGATGATGCGGCGCTTGATCTCGTCGGTGATGTGCGGAATGACCTGAATGGTCGCCCCCAGATAATCACCACGGCGCTCTTTGCGCAGGACGTGTTCGTACACACGGCCGGTGGTGAAGTTGTTGTTCTGGGTCATGGTGGTGCGGATGAACCGCTCGTAGTGACCAAGGTCCAGGTCGGTTTCAGCGCCGTCGTGGGTGACGAACACCTCACCGTGCTGGAACGGGCTCATGGTGCCTGGGTCGACGTTGATGTAGGGGTCCAGTTTCAGCATGGTGACCTTGAGTCCCCGCGCCTCCAGGATGGCCGCCAGTGAAGCCGAGGCAATGCCTTTCCCCAATGAAGAAACAACACCGCCCGTGACGAAGATGTAGCGCGTCATGAAAAACCCTAGAAGTCTGCGTTAAAGCGGTCAGAGCCGCCGGGGAAAGCGAAGGAAGGCCGAAGCCCCCGATTACCGACAAAATTCACGGTGTACTCCTGAAACTGCTGCGTTGAAACCGACCGGCCGAAGCCAGTGTGGTGTGCGCTACATTTTTAAGAATTACCCAGCAAACACTGGTTGGTAACC from Pseudomonas syringae includes:
- a CDS encoding CTP synthase — encoded protein: MTRYIFVTGGVVSSLGKGIASASLAAILEARGLKVTMLKLDPYINVDPGTMSPFQHGEVFVTHDGAETDLDLGHYERFIRTTMTQNNNFTTGRVYEHVLRKERRGDYLGATIQVIPHITDEIKRRIIKGAGDADVALVEIGGTVGDIESQPFLEAIRQLRFEVGARRAMLMHLTLVPYIATAGETKTKPTQHSVKELRSIGLQPDVLVCRSDHPIDISSRRKIAQFTNVEERAVIALEDADTIYKIPGILHSQGLDDFVVERFGLQCGGADLSEWEKVVDAKLNPEHEVTIAMVGKYMELLDAYKSLIEAMSHAGITNRTKVNLRYIDSEDIENQGTGLLEGVDAILVPGGFGLRGVEGKITAVQFARENKVPYLGICLGMQVAVIEFARNVLGWKDANSTEFDRTSAHAVVGLITEWEDATGAVETRTESSDLGGTMRLGAQECQLEAGSLVHDCYARDVIVERHRHRYEVNNNLLPQLIEAGLKISGRSGDGALVEVVEAPDHPWFVACQFHPEFTSTPRDGHPLFSGFVKAALAQHQKNS